A region from the Arachis ipaensis cultivar K30076 chromosome B01, Araip1.1, whole genome shotgun sequence genome encodes:
- the LOC107617293 gene encoding uncharacterized protein LOC107617293, producing the protein MEKVVRSCDKEYMKMAMLKHEQTFREQVYELHRLYRIQKILMKNIEVSEGGWYFHNTISNITSNGHIHHQKGTSQGKPQLMFPFNLDQQQQQQPPPVLEEHIAESEDGILDFIEESEIELTLGPSSYYNNNNRKVIKKVIVTPITSDSGHSLSSSSTGSSDVNNKTRFHNNNGVVIRQNFDAVDEERLRQESLKKQAPWLFHQVLNLNLNMTREKKHK; encoded by the exons ATGGAGAAGGTTGTGAGGTCATGCGACAAGGAATACATGAAGATGGCCATGCTCAAACATGAACAAACTTTCAGAGAACAG GTATATGAACTTCACCGTTTATATAGAATTCAAAAGATActaatgaagaacattgaagtaAGTGAAGGAGGATGGTACTTCCACAACACCATTAGTAATATAACTTCAAATGGCCATATACATCATCAAAAGGGTACAAGTCAAGGAAAGCCACAACTAATGTTTCCATTCAATCttgatcaacaacaacaacaacaaccaccacctGTGTTGGAGGAACACATTGCAGAATCAGAAG atgggatTTTAGATTTTATCGAAGAGAGTGAGATTGAGTTAACACTAGGGCCCTCAAGttattacaacaacaacaaccgcAAGGTAATCAAGAAAGTTATTGTGACACCAATAACTTCGGATTCAGGGCATAGcttgtcttcttcttcaactgGGTCAAGTGATGTCAACAACAAGACAAGGTTCCATAATAATAATGGAGTTGTTATTAGGCAAAATTTTGATGCTGTTGATGAAGAGCGTTTGAGACAAGAGAGTTTGAAGAAACAAGCACCTTGGCTTTTTCATCAAGTATTGAATCTCAATCTGAATATGACTCGGGAaaagaaacataaataa